A single genomic interval of Puntigrus tetrazona isolate hp1 chromosome 1, ASM1883169v1, whole genome shotgun sequence harbors:
- the LOC122344560 gene encoding adhesion G protein-coupled receptor E3-like → MILFISIVIILKSTFKNLNAEVSQMKQTKIMVFKTLAQFVVLGCSWILGFFTKDSKVLEILFLILNSQQGTFIFLIYCVLNHEVRQQYRKFFMSLLY, encoded by the exons ATGATTCTCTTCATCAGCATCGTCATCATTCTGAAGTCAACTTTCAAAAATCTCAACGCTGAAGTTTCTCAGATGAAACAAACCAA GATTATGGTGTTTAAAACTCTGGCTCAGTTTGTGGTTCTTGGTTGCTCCTGGATTCTGGGTTTCTTCACTAAAGACAGTAAGGTGCTGGAGATCCTCTTCTTGATCTTGAACTCTCAGCAGGGAACCTTCATCTTCCTGATCTACTGTGTCCTCAATCACGAG GTCAGGCAGCAGTACAGGAAGTTCTTTATGTCTTTGCTGTATTAA